Proteins encoded together in one Polaribacter reichenbachii window:
- the lpxD gene encoding UDP-3-O-(3-hydroxymyristoyl)glucosamine N-acyltransferase, with translation MKFTAQQIADILEGKVVGNPDEEVSKLSKIEEGEKGSLTFLSNPKYNPYLYTTNASIAIVNDDFLLEKEISTTLIKVENAYKSFSKLLEFYNEVKNNKTGREAPHFIADSAKVGTNEYLGAFSYIGENVTIGNNVKIYPNCYIGDNTTIGDDCVIFAGVKIYSETQIGKHCKIHSGCIIGSDGFGFAPNEKGEFKAIPQIGNVIIEDHVDIGSGSTIDRATLGSTIIRKGVKLDNQIQIAHNVEIGKNTVIAALTGVAGSTKIGENCMIGGQVGIAGHLILGNNLQIQAQSGISKNLKDGLKVQGTPAFNYGDYFKAYVHFKNLPTVVESVNKIEKRLNTLSEKYE, from the coding sequence ATGAAATTTACAGCACAACAAATAGCAGATATTTTAGAAGGTAAAGTAGTTGGTAATCCTGATGAAGAAGTTTCTAAATTATCTAAGATAGAGGAAGGTGAAAAAGGCTCTTTAACCTTTTTATCGAACCCAAAATACAATCCTTATTTATATACTACAAATGCTTCTATTGCTATTGTAAATGATGATTTTCTGTTAGAAAAAGAAATCTCTACAACACTTATAAAAGTAGAAAATGCATATAAATCTTTTTCTAAATTATTAGAATTTTACAACGAAGTAAAAAATAATAAAACAGGTAGAGAAGCACCACATTTTATAGCAGATTCTGCAAAAGTAGGCACAAATGAATACTTGGGAGCATTCTCTTATATAGGAGAAAATGTAACTATTGGTAATAATGTAAAAATATATCCTAATTGTTATATAGGTGATAATACAACTATTGGTGATGATTGTGTAATTTTCGCAGGAGTAAAAATTTATTCAGAAACTCAGATTGGTAAACACTGTAAAATACATTCAGGTTGTATCATAGGATCTGATGGTTTTGGATTTGCACCCAATGAAAAAGGAGAGTTTAAGGCAATTCCACAAATAGGAAATGTTATTATAGAAGATCATGTAGATATAGGTTCTGGTTCTACTATAGATAGAGCTACATTAGGATCTACAATAATAAGAAAAGGTGTAAAGCTAGATAATCAGATACAAATTGCTCATAATGTAGAAATAGGTAAAAATACTGTAATTGCTGCGCTTACAGGAGTTGCAGGTTCTACAAAAATTGGCGAGAATTGTATGATTGGAGGGCAAGTTGGTATTGCAGGACATTTAATTTTAGGTAATAATTTACAAATACAAGCACAATCAGGCATCAGCAAAAATTTAAAAGATGGTTTAAAAGTACAAGGTACACCAGCTTTTAATTATGGTGATTATTTTAAAGCTTATGTGCATTTTAAAAACTTACCAACAG
- a CDS encoding HD domain-containing protein, protein MKKKKPNKLKILNDPIYGFIQIPNSLIFDIIEHPYFQRLRRIAQMGLSNLVYPGANHTRFHHALGCIHLMEKAVRVLRFKQIAISTDEENAVYIAILLHDIGHGAFSHALEHSIVSGISHEEISLKFMKKLNEEFDGKLDLAIEIFEGKYHRKFLCQLISSQLDIDRLDYLKRDSFYTGVTEGNISSDRLIAMMNVKDDELVIEQKGIYSVEKFLIARRLMYWQVYLHKTGLVAENMLVNVLKRAKELAEKGEQLYASTALNYFLYHQINQDNFTDQTLEMFSKLDDYDILSAIKEWVHHKDKVLSLLCKMIVDRKLLRIEIQNKPFAEAYISKKKNKFSKKLEISEQDVAYFIFSQEIRNLAYQTDKPIYILNKKGKLKDIAKASDQLNLQALTKPVIKHFICYPK, encoded by the coding sequence TTGAAGAAAAAAAAGCCCAATAAACTCAAAATATTAAACGATCCTATTTACGGATTTATACAAATTCCGAATTCTTTAATTTTTGATATCATAGAACATCCTTATTTTCAGAGATTAAGAAGAATTGCGCAAATGGGTTTATCTAATTTGGTATATCCAGGAGCGAATCACACACGTTTTCATCATGCTTTAGGTTGCATCCATTTAATGGAAAAAGCAGTTAGAGTTTTACGTTTTAAGCAAATTGCTATTTCTACGGATGAAGAAAATGCAGTATACATTGCTATTTTATTACATGATATTGGTCATGGCGCTTTTTCTCACGCTTTAGAGCATAGTATTGTTAGCGGAATTTCTCATGAAGAAATTTCGTTAAAATTTATGAAGAAATTAAACGAAGAATTTGATGGCAAATTAGATTTAGCTATAGAAATTTTTGAAGGGAAATATCATCGAAAATTTTTATGTCAGTTAATTTCTAGTCAATTAGATATAGATCGTTTAGATTATTTAAAACGAGATAGTTTTTATACGGGTGTAACAGAAGGTAATATTTCATCAGACAGATTAATTGCCATGATGAATGTTAAAGATGATGAATTAGTTATAGAACAAAAAGGAATTTATTCTGTAGAAAAGTTCTTGATTGCTAGACGTTTAATGTATTGGCAAGTGTATTTGCATAAAACTGGTTTGGTAGCAGAAAATATGTTGGTTAATGTTTTAAAAAGAGCAAAAGAATTGGCAGAAAAAGGAGAGCAATTGTATGCAAGTACAGCCTTAAACTACTTTTTATATCATCAAATAAATCAAGATAATTTTACAGATCAAACTTTAGAAATGTTTTCTAAACTAGATGATTACGATATTTTATCTGCCATAAAAGAATGGGTACATCATAAAGATAAAGTTTTATCCTTATTATGTAAAATGATTGTAGATCGTAAATTATTAAGAATAGAAATTCAGAATAAACCATTTGCTGAAGCTTACATCAGTAAAAAGAAGAATAAGTTTTCTAAGAAGTTAGAAATATCAGAACAAGATGTAGCATATTTTATCTTTTCTCAAGAAATAAGAAACCTAGCATATCAGACAGATAAACCAATTTATATATTAAATAAAAAAGGAAAGTTAAAAGATATTGCAAAAGCATCAGATCAATTAAACCTGCAAGCACTCACAAAACCAGTAATTAAACATTTTATTTGTTACCCAAAGTAA